One Thermodesulfobacteriota bacterium genomic window, GCAGGGGTACGACCCGGTGTTCGGGGCGAGGCCGCTCAAGAGGACGATACAGAAGATGATACAGGACCCGCTGGCGACGGAGATACTGCGCGGCACCTTCAAGGAAGGCGACCACGTGGTCGTGGACGTCGGGAAGGACAACGAGCTTATTTTGACGAAAGAGGTGGGCTCGCAGTCGGGCGGGAAGAAAGAGAAGAAGGAAAGCCGGTTGAATTGAGAATGATACGGGCGCTCCCTCGGAGACGGGGGAGTGCCTATCTACAGTTAAATTGATTTATTCTTAAAACAGTATTAATCTAATCTCACTATCGTTATTTAACTAACCTCGACTAACAGGACGCAAAAAAGGAAATACTCCCAAATACAATCATGAAAATCATCAAAATTGTGAGCTTTCTAGTTGCACCTGGAAAATCTATTGAAGATGCTGATCCAAGTAAAGGTACGGAAATACCTTTGACTGGTAGCTTATACAACATGCTGTCAGAGGTTTTCGAAAAATCTCATGATGAATGCAACACACCAATTCGTTTTAAAATGAGCGCCAGCAATGGTCAAACAAACCCCGTTAGAGAACACTTAATATCCATAATGCGAAACCCAGAGCTTGCAAGTGTACGGCATCTGGCCGATCGGTTAAGAGATTATACAACCAGAAAATCCGGTTTGGGACTGCTATTTGTCGTAGTTGGCATAGAAAGCGAGTTGAAAAAAATTGTTATTTCGCGATTTCCTGCAGATCAAGGAATTCTTGCTGAGACACAGGGTGATGACTTAGAGATAGAATTTGTCGAACAAATATTTATGAAAAGCTCTCGGACATATAAATCTGCAGTATATGAAGGAGTTTCATTTGACTCCGATTTTTGGACTGGTTTTGTGGTAGATAAACAATTAAGCCTTCAACACAGTGATATTGCTCAATATTGGATACATGATTTCTTAAATTCTGATTTTCGGACTACACCAAAAGCTGGAAGCAAACGTATAGCACTTGCTTTAAAAGATGCTACGAATAAAGCAACAGATTTGAAAGTTAAAGATCAGATTATAACTTCAACCAAAATGCTACATAATTTAGCTGGAAAAAATATTTCAATTGGTTCTATCGTACGACGATTCAACTTACCTGATGAAGTAAAGGATATTATTTTTGATGAAGTTGGTAACACCGATCTTTTGCATGATGAGTTTATACTCGATTTAGATGAGTTCCAAAAATATATCAAGTATACGAGTATAGAGCTTGATAAAGGGCAAATTATTACAGCGCCGTCTGAGATCTTTGACGATTGTATAAAAAAAGAAAAGCTCGAAGAGAAAAACAATATCTATCGATTCAGTACAGAAGGTGAAATCATTGATGAAAAAATAAAAGGGAAGAAGTAATGACTAAAGCAGAACTTCTTACACAATATAAAGAAAGATATGTGTCCTTGCAAAAATTAGCATGCAAAATGGAACAATATCTCATTGACATAGTAAAGGATTATCCGCGAATTGATCGAGTATCAGCTAGGGCTAAGTCTCCAGACAGCTATCTAAAGAAAGCTTTGAAAACCAAAGATGATGGTGAGTTGAAATATGATGAGCCGATACACCAAATACAAGACCAATTAGGCGCCAGAATTATTACATATTATGTGTGTGATATAAAACCAATCTGTGAGTTGGTAGAAGATTATTTTGGACCAATTGAATCAAAAAAAATTCAACCTGAATCACATGACAAATTTGGATATGAAGGACAACATTATATCTTAATATGGCCTGTAGATGTATTTATTAACCATATTCCTAAGAAACATATTCCTACAGCTTTCGAGCTCCAAATTAAGACCTTATTTCAACATTCTTGGAGTGAAACCAATCACGATTTAGGTTATAAACCAGAAGAAGAGTTAGATAGAGATCAACTAAGAAAAATTGCTTTTACTGCAGCGCAAGCTTGGGGCGCAGACCAAATATTGAATGAGCTGTTTATGGAATGTTCAAAAGCCAAATAGGAGGACTATTTGTAACTGCATGACTGAATCTACTTACAAACAGAGGGAAATAAAGTCTATTGTAGACTATGTTGCATTGGTAATGGAACAAAAATCCGAAGCAGAGAAATTAGGTAATATGTCCGACCTTCTATTTCGCGGACAAAGAAGAGATTGGGAATTACTGCCGAGATTAGGACGACTGTCATTACGGGGTGAAATCAATAATATTGAAAAGTTAATCCTTGAAGAATTCAAACGTACAAGTTTACCTTTGACAGAATTCAAACCAGAAAATGACTGGGATGTTTTAGCTCTAGCACAACATCATGGATTACCCACTAGGCTTTTAGACTGGACCTACAGCGCTTTAGCAGGACTTTGGTTTGCCGTCAATGAAACTCCATCAAAAGACAAGAATGGGAAAGAAGAACCAGGAGTTGTCTGGATACTCAAAGCTCAAGTTGAAGATTTCAAATTGGAAACATCTGATACAAACCCACTTTCAAATTATACGACAAAGATTTATCGATCGAAAATTGTAAGTCGAAGAATTTCAGCCCAAAGTGGTGTATTCACTGTCCATAAAATTAATAGCAATGGAAAAATGATTAAACTACATAAACACAGCAAATATTCTTCAAAACTACTGAAGATTATGATCCTGCCACAATATTTTTCTAAGCTCAGAAAAGATTTGAATATCTTAGGAGTTAATAGCTCGATGGTATTTCCGGATTTGGATGGGCTATGCAAACATTTAAAATGGAGATATTCATATTTTGATGATGAAAGCAAAAAAGATAAAGATGAAACACAGCTTGTATATTAAATAGCCCTTTATAAATTCAGGAAATTGATGTGACTATCGAGTCTACGACTTCGATGGGATTCTCGGCTTCGGTGATTGCGCAGTCTATGACAAGGTAGTCCGCGCCGGCGGCGACGGCTGCGGCGGGAGTGGTGACGCGTTTCTGGTCGTGTGACGCCGTGCCAAGCCCCAACTTGTACGTCTCAGCGAGACAACTTATAATTAAGGTTATAGGTGAGTTATGACGACGAAAGAAAAAATCATCGCTGAAATCGACAAGATACCTGAAAGGTATCACCAGAAGCTTTATAGCCTGATCAAGCAGTTCGAGACCGAAACGGAAGGGAACGCCAAGTCCGAACATAACCTGCTTGCACGCCTGAGACAGGTAAAAATAGAGGCTCCGTCCGATTTTTCCACGAAGCTCGACATATACGACCTCGACCGCAAAGATGCCGAATAAGATCTTTGTCGATACCTCCTTCGTAATCGCCCTTGTAAACCGGAACGATCAGTATCACGAAGCGGCAATACGTCTGTCGCACAACCTGGAAAGCGCGGCCCTGCTAACCAGCAGCGGAGTGCTGCTCGAAATTGGAAACGGGCTCGCCAAGAGATACAGGGATAGCGCTATTGAAATAATCGATTTATTTCTAAGCGCCGACAATATAGAGATTATCGCAATCGACGAAAAATTGTTTATCGCCGGGCTCATGAACTATAAGAAATATTCGGATAAGAATTGGGGCCTAGTCGATTGCATATCGTTTGCTATCATGCGTGAACATGGCATCGAAGAGGTCCTGACGTTCGACTACGATTTCGAACAGGCAGGCTTCACTGTATTGCATGACTGAGGTGAAGACGGATTGCTTCGTCGCTGCGCTTCTCGCAATGATAGATTAAGACTGGATTCCCGATACAAGTTTTGATACTAAAGGTGGTAAGTTGTGAGCGGTACTAGATAAACGTTTGCGCGGTAAGGTAACGGCGTCCGATTCCTCACTTGCTCGGAATCGTTGGGAATGACAGCATAGTGTATTTCCACAGCAAAAGAAATTAAAGCGAGATGCTGAATCGAGTTCAGCATGACGGATCAAAGAATAAAGATTCCTCGCATTCACTCGAAATGACAAAAGATGAGATCCTGAATTGATCCCGGATCGAGTCCGGGACATGGTTCAGGATGACGGATTAAAGATTTCAGGAGATTGAGGAAACTATCGAGTCTACGACTTCTATCGGATTCTCGGCTTCGGTGATTGCGCGGCCGATGACGAGGTAATCCGAGCCGGCTGCTACCGCTGCGGCCGGCGTGGTGACGCGCTTCTGGTCGTGTGACGCCGTGCCCGGGCGTATGCCTGGGGTGACGAGCGTGAACCTGTCGCCGAATTCCTTCCGCAGCATCTCGACCTCCATACCGGAGCAGACGAGCCCCCCTACCCCGGCCTTGTCGGCCAGCGCGGCGAGCCGGAGAACCTGGTCCCTCGTGGTGGAGTCAATCCCGATACCTTTCAGGCTCTCGTCGTCGTGGCTCGTCAGCACCGTTACGGCGAGGATGAGCGGCTTTTTTCTATGGTGCTTTTCGGCCTCGTCGGCGGCTGCTTCTTCCGCGGCCTTCATCATGTCGAGCCCGCCGAGGGCGTGAATCGTGAACATGCTGACGCCGTAGCGGACGGCCTGGCGGGCGGAGTGCTCGACGGTGGACGGGATGTCGTGGAACTTGAGGTCGAGGAATACTTCCGCGCCCATGTCGCGGAACTCCTTTATTCCGATGGGGCCTTCGTCGAGGAAGAGTATAGGGCCGACCTTGAACGTCTTTATCCTGTGGCGGAGGTTCTCGACCCAGACCTTGGCAATCCTGAGCTCGGAGAAATCGAGCGCGAGGATGATCCGTTCGTGGGGTTTCAGTTCGGGCCTAGACATGTCGAATTTAAGTATAAACTACGAGAGCAGCGGTTCTACTTCCTTTACGACTTCTTCGAGCTTCACGTTCCGCGACCCGCCTGTTCTCCTGATTTTAAGCTCGGCCTCGCCTTCCTTTATCGTCCTCGGGCCGACCGCCACCTGCACGGGTATGCCTATGAGCTCGGCGTCCTTGAACTTAAACCCGGGGCCGACGTCCCTGTCGTCGATTATGGCTTCGTAGCCTTTCGCTTTGATCTCTTCGTAAATCTTTTCGGAGGCGGCCATGATCTCCGGGTCCTTCACCTTGAGCGGAAGCACCGTCACCTGGAACGGGGCGAGCGCCGGCGGCCATATCATGCCGCTCTCGTCGTGGTTCTGCTCGATGGCTGCCGCCACTGTCCTTCCGATGCCTATGCCGTAGCAGCCCATGATGAACGGTTTTTCCTTGCCGTCCTGATCGACGAACGTCGCGTTCATGGCCTCGGAATATTTCGTGCCGAGCATGAACACGTGACCGACCTCGATGCCCCGCGTCGAAACGAGGGTGCCTTCCTTGCACTGGGGGCACCTGTCGCCGTCGGCCGCCACCCTGATGTCGGCGAATTCCTTTACGTCGTAGTCCCTCCCGAGGACGACGTTTACGAGGTGGTAGTCGCCCTTGTTAGCGCCCGTGACGGACGGGCCCATGGCCGAGACGGACTTGTCGGCGATGACGCGAATCTTTAGCCCGACCGGGCCGCTGAATCCCATCGTACCGCCCGTGACCTCGCGAATCCTGTCGGGCGTGGCGAGCTCGACGATCTCGGCCCCGAGGGCCTTCCGGAGCTTCGTGAGGCTGAGCTCGGCGTCGCCCCTTACGAGGGCGGCCATTGCCGTGCCGTCGGCCTCGACTATCATCGTCTTGATGAGGTCGGACGGTTTTACGCTGAGGAATTTCGCCACTTCCTCGACTGTCTTGAGGTTTGGCGTGTGGACTTCTTCCATAGTCTTGGAGCCGTCGGGCGTCTTTACGCCCTCTGTGTGCCAGTCTATCTCGGCCAGCTCGAGGTTGGCGGCGTAACCGCACTTGCCGCAGCTCATCACGACGTCCTCGCCCGTAGGGGCCAGCACCATGAACTCGTGCGAGAAGCTGCCGCCTATGTTGCCCGTGTCGGCGAGAACGGCCCTGAACTCGAGACCGCACCTTTCGAATATGCGCGTGTAGGCGTCGTACATGAGCTGATAGGATTTCTCCGCGCCTTCGACGGAAGCGTCGAAGCTGTAGGCGTCCTTCATTATGAACTCGCGTGCGCGCATGACGCCGAAGCGGGGGCGTATCTCGTCGCGGAATTTTGTTTGTATCTGGTAGAGGTTGACCGGGAGCTGCTTGTAGGAGCTGACGTCGCGCCTGACGATGTCCGTCACGACCTCTTCGTGCGTCGGCCCGATGCAGAATTCGCGCTCGGCCCTGTCCTTGAAGCGGAGGAGCTCCTTGCCGTAGTAATCCCAGCGCCCGCTCTCTTTCCAGAGCTCGGCCGGGACGACGGCGGGCATCAGTATCTCGATGGCCCCCGCCCTGTTCATCTCCTCGCGGACGATGTTCTCGACCTTGGTGATGCACCGGAGGCCGAGGGGGAGGTAGTTGTAAACGCCTGCCGCGACCTTCCTTATCATCCCCGCGCGTATCATGAGCTTCTGGCTCACGACCTCGGCGTCGGAAGGGTCTTCTTTCAGTGTCGGTATGAAGTAGTTCGAGTATCTCACGTTAGCCGAATAAATTACCGATTCCGGAGATTAAATGCAATATCGCCCGATATTAAGCGCCGCCGGAATAATGCAGATTCCGATTGACCACAGGCACGGCAGCGGGTTATCCTATTTCACTGAATCCGCCGCTTCGGCGGGGCCCCGCGGCTCTCTGCCGTATTGCAGATTGTTCAGCCACATTGACGGAGGGATTGATGGATTTCAACACCGGTATATTCGAGACGTTCTCAAAGGGCGGATTCTTCATGTATCCGATACTCCTTAGCTCAGTAATCGGGCTCGGGATATTCCTTCAGAAGATGTGGACCCTCCGGCCACGGAGGGTCATCCCGGATAACTTCCTCGGGCAGCTCTACAGGATGCTGGCGCAGGGGAAGCTGACCGAAGCGGAAGCTTTCGCGAGGGCCAACGATTCATCGGCGGCGAGGATTGCGGTGGCGGCGCTGGAAGACGCGGACAAGCCCGAGGACGACCTTGCCGAGAGCATCGAAGAGGCCGGGAGGAAGGAGGCGCTCGACCTGCTGAGATACATCGAGGGTCTAGGCGCTATAAGTAACGTCGCAACGCTGCTCGGGCTCCTGGGAACGATCTCCGGTATGATCAAGATATTCGACGTCATTTCCCTAAAGCCGGTAGTCAATCCGCC contains:
- a CDS encoding PIN domain-containing protein, with the protein product MPNKIFVDTSFVIALVNRNDQYHEAAIRLSHNLESAALLTSSGVLLEIGNGLAKRYRDSAIEIIDLFLSADNIEIIAIDEKLFIAGLMNYKKYSDKNWGLVDCISFAIMREHGIEEVLTFDYDFEQAGFTVLHD
- a CDS encoding proline--tRNA ligase, producing the protein MRYSNYFIPTLKEDPSDAEVVSQKLMIRAGMIRKVAAGVYNYLPLGLRCITKVENIVREEMNRAGAIEILMPAVVPAELWKESGRWDYYGKELLRFKDRAEREFCIGPTHEEVVTDIVRRDVSSYKQLPVNLYQIQTKFRDEIRPRFGVMRAREFIMKDAYSFDASVEGAEKSYQLMYDAYTRIFERCGLEFRAVLADTGNIGGSFSHEFMVLAPTGEDVVMSCGKCGYAANLELAEIDWHTEGVKTPDGSKTMEEVHTPNLKTVEEVAKFLSVKPSDLIKTMIVEADGTAMAALVRGDAELSLTKLRKALGAEIVELATPDRIREVTGGTMGFSGPVGLKIRVIADKSVSAMGPSVTGANKGDYHLVNVVLGRDYDVKEFADIRVAADGDRCPQCKEGTLVSTRGIEVGHVFMLGTKYSEAMNATFVDQDGKEKPFIMGCYGIGIGRTVAAAIEQNHDESGMIWPPALAPFQVTVLPLKVKDPEIMAASEKIYEEIKAKGYEAIIDDRDVGPGFKFKDAELIGIPVQVAVGPRTIKEGEAELKIRRTGGSRNVKLEEVVKEVEPLLS
- a CDS encoding FRG domain-containing protein, with protein sequence MTESTYKQREIKSIVDYVALVMEQKSEAEKLGNMSDLLFRGQRRDWELLPRLGRLSLRGEINNIEKLILEEFKRTSLPLTEFKPENDWDVLALAQHHGLPTRLLDWTYSALAGLWFAVNETPSKDKNGKEEPGVVWILKAQVEDFKLETSDTNPLSNYTTKIYRSKIVSRRISAQSGVFTVHKINSNGKMIKLHKHSKYSSKLLKIMILPQYFSKLRKDLNILGVNSSMVFPDLDGLCKHLKWRYSYFDDESKKDKDETQLVY
- the pyrF gene encoding orotidine-5'-phosphate decarboxylase encodes the protein MSRPELKPHERIILALDFSELRIAKVWVENLRHRIKTFKVGPILFLDEGPIGIKEFRDMGAEVFLDLKFHDIPSTVEHSARQAVRYGVSMFTIHALGGLDMMKAAEEAAADEAEKHHRKKPLILAVTVLTSHDDESLKGIGIDSTTRDQVLRLAALADKAGVGGLVCSGMEVEMLRKEFGDRFTLVTPGIRPGTASHDQKRVTTPAAAVAAGSDYLVIGRAITEAENPIEVVDSIVSSIS
- a CDS encoding MotA/TolQ/ExbB proton channel family protein, which gives rise to MDFNTGIFETFSKGGFFMYPILLSSVIGLGIFLQKMWTLRPRRVIPDNFLGQLYRMLAQGKLTEAEAFARANDSSAARIAVAALEDADKPEDDLAESIEEAGRKEALDLLRYIEGLGAISNVATLLGLLGTISGMIKIFDVISLKPVVNPPELAGGISEALYTTAFGLMVAIPAFIAYKYATGKADELIALMEEEGRRMLEYITNAKERALVRAESTRDILR